Part of the Citrus sinensis cultivar Valencia sweet orange chromosome 2, DVS_A1.0, whole genome shotgun sequence genome, TATTAAAAACTGTTGAAAGGATGCAATTTCTGGTACTGTTACTTAATATTTGCTAACCACTAACTAACCAGCCATGCTAGGTGATAAAAAGATTGGTATTTCATTGTTTCCTTCAATGGCCCTTCGGCTTCATTCAATATAATAAGATTACACAGGCTTATTGCTTCATGTTATGTTGGCAGGTTAACAACTTGCAGCTACAAAACGTTCACTCCTTGTTTTACGGGGTGAATAGTCATTACCTTCTTTTCGTCCTCATATTTTGCTGATTTTACATCTACTAAACCCCATAAAACATTTCTGtataaatcttattaaaaaaaatctatcagATAAATAGCCCCCACAAATTTACGTATTCTCGCCGagattttcattattaatttgtccGACTTTTGAAGGGTCAAATCAATCAATTGACTCTTATTTTGTCTTCATTAATTGAAACATTAGAAGTGGGAGAGGCCAAGGCAGGgatgtaaaattaaatttgaaaaagagtTCTGCTCCGGGTCAAATCTCGAAAACTAAAGCAAAACAACGCTGTTTCCTCTTGTATTTGAAACGCTATCATTTCACCCTAGCAAAAGCTCTCCTCTTCGTTTTCCCCTCTTCGTTCTTCATTTTCGTCTTCTCCTCTTCGTTTTCATCTTCCCCTCTTCGTTTTCTCCTCTTCGTTTCACCAGGAAAATTTGCCATTCGTTTTCTGCCATTTGTTTTGTCCTCTTCGTTTTCCTTATCTGAACAACTGTTACAATGATACTTTCTAACCGAAatggacaattttttttttcaaccttCCCTTTCTCTGTTCCAAGAAAGCCACCCAAAACTCCCAacatatttcattttacacCCCTGGAATGAGTTTACAAACAAACCATTGTAGTTACAAAGTGCTTTTACCTCTCTTTGTTCTTTGGATTCTGCTTCAGCTGTACAAAAAGACTGACAAGCTAATAACACTACATAAGGGCTTTTTCTCCTGTTCCTTCTAAGAAGAAAGCCAGGAgcggtaaaaaaaaaaaaaggaagggaAGTGAGAAAATTACAGCTCAAGGGAAATAATTAAGTTACAGCTACAATTATAACATTTGACTGtgatgcttcttcttcttttgtattctttctttctttctttaattttcttttttaacatgTGGTCCAAACGTCTTCAACTACTTcgaaaattttaagattcgTACCTTAGCTTGTGCAAATGCCGAAACTTAGTCTTATGTCAGAAAATATTAACAGCTGCTGAAAAATCGAAGAGGAAGAGCTAAGAATAGCTGTTTCTCTGCACTTTGTCTTCGTTTCTCTACACTTTGTCTTCGTTTCTCTGCCTTAGGAAAatgctttagtttgttttctttttactaagTGAAACGACTACGTTTCAtgcaactaaaaaaaaaaaaacaccaaaaTGACGCCGTTTTGAAATAattcggggtttgacccggggaAAATAACATTTTCCTTTGAAAAATACCCACTTGAACCGAACCATGTCTAGGATAATGTGACCCGGAGTTACTTGGTCCAGGAATGAGGCTGGACCGGATTTTGACTTCACCTAATAATAAGCTTGGGATCTGGTTTGGAatccaaaattttatgaaaaaaataaaatatatattaatttaaaaatttatctttacTTGGTCCacccattatatatatttaaaattttaaatatttaaagtcTATATTTTTAAGCCTAATTtcattaagataaaatttaaaattatttaaacatacaaactaattaaattttttaggcCCGAATAGAAAAGCATGCTCAGGTTTTTTGCAGGAGGTATAACATTTGAACGATAGTTTCTTGCAGGTAAGCGAAGCAAAAGTGTAAGAGAAGAGAAATGCCATTCAGCTAACAAGAAGAGAGAAGGAAGACAAAAATGATAgcataacaataaaaaaataataaaagaaaaaatcccAATAAAATTCCACTTTTCCCCTTTTCAACCATAGCaacacgaaaaaaaaaaaaaaaaaaaaaaaactccttCCATCACGGCAGTGTGctggaataattttttttttctccttttcttatTGGCTACATAACTTTTTCATAAGAGAaatatttctcttattttacAGAAATTGTCGCCAAACTTATATGTAACATCAAAGCACATTAAAAAGATTAGAATTATATTTATACAATGCATCATTTTTAACCTACAGTAATGTTGATGTGTTCATGTTCGGTACCTTATGCAACTAACTGTCAATTCGGAAACATCAGTTAACATATGATTCGCCACGCACAGATGCACTGAATGAAATAAAGATCGAAAGAATACGCTACAATTATGCTACATATTCATCTTTTTGGTATGTCACATCCCCATCGACCCAAATGTTCATGAACTGTGTGTGGGGGGGAGTAAGAGGCCGCTGATACGACTTTCAACCCAATTGGAAAACCTCACTTTCACTCCACCCATAATGCCACGTGTCCCCCAACATTGGTGAACTCTCTCAAAAAGATGGTATATTAGTCAATACACACCAcacatttaaatctttgggtTTAGTGATTAATTGCACTTTGAACATTGGTATCATACAAGGGTTAAGCAAAACCAAAGCCGAAACCCCAAATCCAACactttatccaaaaaaaatttacccaTAACAACTTCTAACTTTTAATCAACCCCAATTTTCACCGAGCCCTAACACTCACCTGGAAATCTAAATTTCTCTCCATCTCTCGCCGGAGAAATATCAATTTCTATCAAATTATTCTCTTCTTCGCCAtgaaaattctcaaaatcCAACCTTTCTCTCTTGTTGTTACGACTGTTGTTATTGTCAAGAGCTATCTCTATTAGCCCTTCTCTATCTTCATCTTCCCATCTATAGCAAACGCTCTCCGGCGATCCCCGGTCTCGGTCACAGCCGTCCGATGAAGTATCAGAATCGGTCTCCGGGTAATACAAAGACAAAGATGCGTACTTGTCAACACAAAACGGACCCTTGCTATCTGGATCCTTGACAGTCTCTTCGTCGTCTTCTTCGCCTTCGTATGCTTCGTATATTACTTCCAACGGAGCCCTCACGTTCCATTCAACAAATGAGTTTTCAAAACACGGGTTCGGGCCAAAGTTGGAATCGGTGCATGTGACCCCTTTGTGATCTTGGTGTGGAATATAAGAAGAAGTACTCGATGTGGTCTCGTGATCAGCTGCTTCTGAATTACTATCAGTGCAATTGCTTTCAGTATTTTCTGCTCTTTCGTTTCTTTGTGTTGCACCAAGACGGAGGAGTGTGAGTAGGAGAGTGAAAGTGATTATGAGAACCGGCGAGAGGATGATTTTCGAGAAAATTATGTGGGGAGAATAGAGGAGAATTAGAATGTACAAAGTTACAATGCTTGAAAATAGAGGATCTGCATGGGAAGACATGATGATTTTCATTGAAATGGGATTCAGCTTGCgtgaattttcattttcattttcattttcgttttcttccATGGAATCAGCTGCAGAAATCCAAAGGAAATTTTAGAAGGAGAGATTGGAAGTAAAAGGGCGATTTGGGTCAAGAAAGTGGAGGAGCAAAATAAGAGATGGGACTAGACGCCTTTTAAAAGGGAAATATAAAGAGAGGTTTTGGTGAGATTTTTGGATGTGCGGTTTATAGGCTTTTTATGACTTCTGGTTTTTAAGGATGCGTAAGTGCAAGGCTTGGAATAATGATTGTAATTTTGGAACGGTTCATTAATCCATTTGGCTGAAGAACCCAAGGCCttatttaatgtaaaattattatttggatAAATCCAGacataaatgaattaatacattaattacTAGATCataaatggtaacaaaatttaggtaaattgaatttttttattttttattttatttcccttTGAAAacattatttcattaaatatacgTGGACAAAGAAATAATAGTTGGGAGTTTTTTGCTGAAAATTTTCAGTCATAATTGAAAGAAACGGAAGATGCAAAAGTAGGCGCGTATTACGTAAATTATTCTCTAGTTAAATGATGGACATATTCTTATTCATGCTACATTAACTTTCAAGTTAATATTGTTCCAATAATAGCTCCAAAGAGACTACAAGTCTCCCATGAGTGACTTGAGAGATACACACACATACTCACTTTTCATCAtccaactaattaataaatgattaaatttgagtgacaAAAGCTACCgaaaaaatttagtaaatttgaaGTATACAATGATCCGCAACAATGTGTTTTTGTTCCTAATCTCGCAAAAGGTTACGTTTTCAAAAGtcctcaaaattttgtaacttcGTTCAACTTTATCAATAACCATATTGATATAAGTCTAAAATGGCTGCACAAAATCACCGACATGTTAATTCATTGGACTAAATTGTAGTTCAAAGCAGTAATTAATAGGCAAAGATATGCAAACTCAGGTCTGTAGAAGATACATAgcaaaaggttaaaaaaaaatgatgagttTTCTGATTGAAATTATGAGGAATTGACTTGATGCTTTTAGAACGATATGGCAATATAACCCTTGATTAGTTTCCAcgaaaattatctaaaaatatCTGGAAATCATTTCAAGAAGATATCTTTATATATATCGGCAGGCAAACATAGCTTTCGCCAGTTACGCCTCTAAATTAAAGCTCGAAATGACTAACGCAAACAGACAAGTCATAGCCTAATGTAATAGCAAGTACTGAGAGAAAATGTTGCAAACAAAAGCACTGGTGAGGAGATATTGGTTCTGGGGTCACCATCGATCGTCTCTAATCTGTCAcagaattattatttcttcctttccttttatttctctcttctctttaatttttcacttttttgcTACACAAATTCCTTTTTCTTGGCCGTCTCTCTTTTTCATTTGCTTGGAGTTAGAGCTATCATTTCTTTTTGAGTGTCATAAAACATGGCTTTGTGATGCAGTGAAAtgttgccttttttttttttctctgtggatGGCATTAACATGTGGTGATCCTGTAAGTCACTAATCTTTTCGTGTACTATCTGATACGTCacagaaatatatataaaaggatTGTAACGATCATAAGAAGTAGCATCGTTGTAAAACACTATACACACCCCACCAATGGACCATACTTCACTTTACTAAGAGAAAATTATGgacaattttatcattaatttaaattttaagactatttattaaaataatttaatttatatttggtcTTTACGTAAAATTGGGGTAGAATCAGTTGGAGGTGGCTCTCTATCCTTATTCATTCGAATAAATATCTATATCTCCATTGGATGAAGTCTGTTGCTCGGCACAGATTGAATTAGAAGATAATGGCTTAACTCGGTCAACAAGCcgaatgaatgaataaaatttcgAACGTTGCAAAGAAAGCAGCAGCACTGGAGGGTACATGGGCCATTCAAGATCAAGTTCTCAATTTAAAATGTCTCATGACTTATCTTTATATTTATGGTTCATATGCTTCATACAAGCCTTCGTAAAAATTAGTGGTGGGCATTTTCCGGTTCGGTTCAGTTTGGGCtccgaaccgaaccaaaccggAACCAATCGGTTCTTAAAAACTCAAACCGAACACGAACGGAATTTTAGAACTGAACCGAAATATTTCGGTTCGGTTCCGTTCGGTTCTAAAATTTGGTTCGATttggtttggttcggttcgcACATATTCATGTGTTTTACAGTTTTAACCAAATGTCTTACtgcattttataattttcaccTAATCTCACTgcattttacaattttcacttgcattttacaaaatataagttcacaacaagaaaaataaaattttgtgagtttacaattttgtgatttagcatttttatattttttattttgaattttgattaaattaatttgtaaataattggCAAGAACCGATTGGTtcttcggttcggttcggttttgaATCGAACCGAATGTAAACCAATCAGTTCTTGTAATTTCAaaccatttgattttttaccttagaaccgaaccgaaccgaattaaattttttcggttcggttcggttcgaaaAAAACCGAACTGTTTGCCCAGCCCTAGTAAAAACTTCACTGATTGTCACCGACACGACTTGAAATCATTagatacaatttttaaaaggtcttatatataactaaaaagaaacccatttctctttttatttaattttagaaatcattttcaaattgATCGAAgccaagagaaagaaaatgtatGAGACTTATTGCTCCTGGATACAATTAATGGGTAGTTCATAAAAGCGGTGCTGCACGCCTAGTTGCCcacaacaattaaaataagcaCAACAAATTAGCTAGTTGGACCAACAAGCAGCATATTAAACAGGGATGTGATACGTAGCATTCATCTCCTCTTTTGCTTCCCCATGCACGTGCTCTGTATAAAAACAGTGTCCCATCAGAAGCATTCTCTTCAAAAGTTCAGTTGGAAAAgagtaaataaaaatgcaaagcACTTGCTTTTCGATTCGTTAACTTCCTCCTCCGAGTTTGGTATGATGATACTGAGCGACCAGTGATTTTAGCAAGGAAGCAAATTACAAACAAAAGCTAGCTTCCTTCTTCTCTCTCCCCAAttatagaatattaaaatttttcaggCCCACCATTGCTTGTTTGCTTCATTTCCAAGAAATTAGTCCAGAGGTATGATTGAATATTTGTGAACGAACATTGCACTTTAACGAGAGGTTCTTGATATGTATATTGAGCcctctcttttccttttaagaTCTTTTAAATCATATACATGCATACGTTACGTATGGGTTAAAGCAGAGTTTTTCAATCTTGATAAGATAAAACGATAGGACTTGTCGAATTTTCACAAAAAGAGAGAATAGTCAAAACTATCAAAGGGTGGTTTGAATGAATACTCTGAACTCACACTCACTCACACATTCCTAGTGGTAAGCGGCACTTCATCACGCATGCATTGCACTGTTTACTAGCTTTCTGTTCGATCGAATTCTCTTGTTTATTCTAAATACATTTGCACCCTAATGCAGAATTCATTGAAATGGACGCATCAGCTGTTTGATGGCGGGAAACGATGGGCGCTATAAAGATTGGGTGGATGATCGGTGTTATTTATATCGTTTGTGGCGGACAACGAATCTGGACCGTCCATTCAATGTCTGACCTAAAATTCACTCTATATATCATGCTAGAGAAACAGAGAAGGTGGGAGATGTTGGTGGGGATCAAAGTGAAAGCCACGACGTGTTGCTTGGTAAAAGGGAAACTTTCTGGTGCTCATCACGTGGCTGGGCAAACCTAATTACGTTATCAAACCGCCACCCAGACAATTGGGTCGGGCCGTTACGATCGACTCGAAGTCTAGTAGCAGCAGAATTTGCGGACGAGGATGGTACTGCTACACATCAAGATTTGGGACAGAGTTTACTAAATGCAAACAATTATTCCAATTTAATTCATATACAAGAGAAATAGCATGAGATGATCCAAACGTAAAAATCAACACAGCAAGAAAGGAAAGAgggaggaggaggagaagatcatgttaattttcattttcgtcAGTGGAAGATCATATTAGCAATAGATAATTTAACCTGAATATGCCTTCAGTTGTGGTCATGAAAGCAGTTCATAAAAACCTTAGTTCTGATTTCATCAAGTCCACTTTTACCACACCCACATGGATGAAATCAGAACTTCATTTATAGAGATTGAACAATCAGTGGTACCTGGGATAAGGGGTGGCATTTCTTCCAGGATGCTGCATATAGGTAGGAAAATTCTCATGTGAAGGTCTCGCCATTGGAGTCTGATAAGGCAAACCTGAATTGTAGAACAACGGAGTGCACACACAATCAGTTGATTATATAATAAACATCAATATTTGCCTCTCTGaacaacaattttaaaaagggatgtcttattaattaaaacgATAAATTGGTTTCAAGACAGCAGTGGTGCACAACCATGCTGTCACTGCCAGCAGCAGGCCGTACATGATAAATACATCTAAAGAATCTTCTCAGCTACTGGTGGACATATCAAGAGAGTGTCAAATTTAATGCAACTAATCATTACCTTTATTTAGTGGAAATAGGTAAGTAGAAGATCTAACATTAGGAAGCCACCAACttcaatatttgaaattatgcTGTTACAGATACACGTATCCATGAGCTAATGAGTCAGAGTACCTACCATGTGTGGAAGGAAGAGGACTTGGAGGAAGCATGGGTGCTCTTGGAGCCTGAAGATCATTTTGCGGACCTCTAGCAGGCCTAAATTGTCCAGCAGAAGCATTGTGTGTGAACGAAGTCCTGGCGCTTCCCATTGGAGATGGTTCAACCATACCAGTCCTACGAGGATCAGTCAGAGGAACAGGTCTACTGTAAGGTTCAACAACTCCATAGCCTTGATAAGGGTTAATTCTACCTCCAGTTGAGGGACCATAACTCTCACGGTAACGACTGTTGCCTACAGGCACAGATCCTCTTTCATTACTTAAATAAGTTCCAGAAGGAGCGGAAGCTCTAGGTATCAGAGAATTTTGATACCCTTGATATGCCTGTGAATAAGATCCAGATGCCTGATACGCTGCGTTCACCTGCATATTTTAACCAGTCAACTACTGATCACCAGCTTATTATTTCTCCAAtaggtaaaaagaaaaaaacaaatgcaaaAAAGACAAGAACAATACAAGAGCTGACAGCAACTTTTGCagaaacaatgataaattGTGGATGTCGATAAATATACAAATCCAGGATAAAACAGGCAAGACTCACTCGGTTAGGCATTTGGTAGCCATAGTTCACTTGTTGGGGAGGTAGATAAGTGCTTTGCCAATTGTCAGTGCAGTTCACTTGTGGGGAAAGTCCACCACCAACTGGATCAAGAGGAAACATAAGATCAAATCAAAGACATAAGCGAACGCTATCTCATTTCAAACTCACATAAGACTAGGTGCAAAACCTGATAAAGGTTCCTGGTTATTCAGCGGAGGTGTGCATAATGACTTGACAAAATTTTCATGGGAATAAGGTGCGTAATTGGTCTGTAAATTTGGATTAGAAACAGAACCAAGAGTACCCTTCATCTCATCCAAATGCCGCTGAGCCTCTTCTCTGTCAAGCTCAACAAACATAACCTTATAAAGGAGTCCAAAGCATTAGATATTTTGACCAATGAGGCCTGTAATGAAGGTATGAGTTCCTGAAGAATTACCTGATCAAAAAGTTCATCTGAACCAGGAGTATCCTTATTCACAGGCAAAACATAATTTGCTGCCACATAGATAACAATAGCCATGATCGTACCATAGATTA contains:
- the LOC102629429 gene encoding uncharacterized protein LOC102629429; this translates as MEENENENENENSRKLNPISMKIIMSSHADPLFSSIVTLYILILLYSPHIIFSKIILSPVLIITFTLLLTLLRLGATQRNERAENTESNCTDSNSEAADHETTSSTSSYIPHQDHKGVTCTDSNFGPNPCFENSFVEWNVRAPLEVIYEAYEGEEDDEETVKDPDSKGPFCVDKYASLSLYYPETDSDTSSDGCDRDRGSPESVCYRWEDEDREGLIEIALDNNNSRNNKRERLDFENFHGEEENNLIEIDISPARDGEKFRFPGEC